The following are encoded together in the Cervus elaphus chromosome 23, mCerEla1.1, whole genome shotgun sequence genome:
- the LOC122681073 gene encoding phosphate carrier protein, mitochondrial-like, translated as MQVDPQKYKGILNGFSVTLKEDGFRGLAKGWAPTLTGYSLQGLCKFGFCEALSEATEAAKVRIQTQPGYANTLRDAAPKMYKEEGLKAFYKGVAPLWMRQIPYTMMKFACFERTVDKFVVPKPRSECSKPEQLVVTFVAGYTAGVFCAIVSHTADSVVSVLNKEKGSSASQVLKRLGFKGVWKGLLARIIMIGTLTALQWFIYDSVKVYFRLPRPPPPEMPESLKKKLGYTQ; from the exons ATGCAGGTGGACCCACAGAAGTACAAGGGCATTCTTAATGGATTTTCAGTTACACTCAAAGAGGATGGTTTCCGTGGTTTGGCCAAAGGATGGGCCCCGACCCTCACTGGCTACTCCCTGCAGGGGCTCTGCAAGTTTGGCTTTTGTGAA gctctgagtgaggcTACGGAAGCTGCTAAGGTTCGAATTCAAACCCAACCAGGTTATGCTAACACTCTGAGGGATGCAGCTCCCAAAATGTATAAGGAAGAAGGCTTAAAGGCGTTCTACAAGGGGGTTGCTCCTCTTTGGATGAGACAGATACCATACACCATGATGAAGTTTGCCTGCTTTGAACGTACTGTTGACAAGTTTGTGGTTCCCAAGCCCCGAAGTGAATGTTCAAAGCCAGAGCAGCTGGTTGTCACATTTGTGGCAGGTTACACAGCTGGAGTCTTCTGTGCCATTGTTTCCCACACTGCCGATTCCGTGGTGTCTGTGTTGAATAAAGAGAAGGGTAGCAGTGCCTCTCAGGTCctcaagagacttggatttaAAGGTGTATGGAAGGGACTCTTGGCCCGCATCATCATGATCGGCACTCTGACTGCACTACAGTGGTTTATCTATGATTCTGTGAAGGTCTACTTCAGGCTCCCTCGCCCTCCTCCCCCTGAGATGCCAGAGTCTCTGAAGAAGAAGCTTGGGTACACTCAGtag